Sequence from the Esox lucius isolate fEsoLuc1 chromosome 6, fEsoLuc1.pri, whole genome shotgun sequence genome:
agacctctacatgctttgtaagtaggaaaacctgcaaaatcgacagtgtatcaaatacttgttctccccactgtatatatggtgTGATACAGACAATCATATTTCAGAGAACATTGTCTAATCGCACCCAGTAATAGATATTGCTGTCTATTAAGGGATCTAGGAGATTCTTCTGTAGCAACTCAATCCAAGCTAATCATGTCAGATCCAGAGAAATATAGATGAGCAATAGGAGCATCTAGCTCACCGTGGAACAGTTAAAAGCAGAAAACAGCTTATTTTGCAACAGTCTCAGGGATTGATGGTAAGGGGAACCTTTCCTTTACACCAGAGTCATCCTATAACTGACAGGgcctttgaaaatgtaacacTGTATGGAAAATGGTTTGGGTGGAGAAGCATAACCACCACTGAACAGCATGCTGATGCATAATGTAGATATCATTTACATGTGATGAATGGCTATTGACTAACAATGGACACCAATTAGTGGTTTTACAATATTGGACTGAACTTATTTAGACTTGAATGGCCCATACAGTATTATGCTTAAACTGGAAATGGCATTAACCCTTTTCTAAATGTGACTATCCACTGCAATCCCTTAGAAATAGATTAGAACCTACTAGACCATATTTCCAAAACCACATTGTCACGACTAGTAATAGGTTAGAACTTATATTTCTATGTGCgctacaatgtatttctgaaaaTCATATTATCATAAAAATCCAAGGCATTTGGAGAATGTAAACCaacaacatttatattgttgttCTGAATAATAGCGTGCAGAGAGATTTAGAGGGAATGAACAAGCTACACAAGCcaagaaaatgtataatgccAAACAACTCAATATAATCATTCAGCACGTGGGAACTACAGTACATCTACCGAAGCCTGAAGGCTCTGCAAAAaaacttctctctcacactcttaaACCTGGCTCCTGTTGTTCTGTCATCATGCTCATATCATATATTGTGGCATCTGGTGTTTCCTATCCCCTGTTTTAACGATAACTTACTGTCAAGCTAAACTGTATGTTGCATAGAAGATAGAGCTTACTCTAGGGCGCGGAGGACAGGACCGCTCTGGAACCTACAGTCCCATTCATGCCTTAACAATGGATGCTACAGAAATAAGGGGAGCCATTTTGTGTTCTGCTGTGTGTTCCTGTTCCCCTAGTCATCATGGCTACATTGGAGAGGTTAGAGTATGTATAGGCatggtctcacacacacacacacacagcagcccaATGGACCACCAGGTGGCGGTGTGGTGCTAGCAGCTGCCGGGAGAGGAGCAAACGGAGCCACACATGCTCAGTTTGGAAGAGGACTCGGGTTCAGGGTCCTCATCCTCTGTTCCTGCCTCCGCCTCCCCTGATCCGTTTCCATCACCACCGCCCTCAGCTGCCGCTTCACACTCCCCTCCCTCTGCCCCCTCTTCTTGGTTCTTTTTCAACCTgtcagagaaagggagacataGATAGACAGTTCATTTTGGTTTACTTTTGAAATGCATTATCTCCGTCTTATTTTTCTGCTTCCTTTGgcaatgcaaaaacatttctgcatgCCGATAAAGCCTGTAGGAGCATTCCAGTCATACAATCACCCTGTAGAAATACAGTTTTAGACACCATATCTTAGACATACAGTACCATCGCCAATCACAGTTCTGATCAAAATTtggttcaggtgtgcagcacATTGTTTAGGCTGGGGGGATGCACTGCTCTCTGTTTTAATAGGCTAaaatctgatgttattttgtcttttaaacCAAGGATTTGTTTGGACTTTAAAGCTGGAaagagatttcagatggattATCATGTGACAAGAgtgaaacaaaacactgaaatgtaataaggaggcagagacagagggttgaagagagaagagaaatagGAAATGAGGGAGagtcaaaaaaaagaaagagaaagagtgacAGAAACCCTTAGTGGAAGCCTTAGGCCTGTGTTATACTCGGTAATGTGCAGACATTTTGGTCAAGATATAAAAATAGTACGCAGGCACTATTAATTACAGCAATAAGGAAACTCAATTTGCTATGCAGGAAGAATACCAAATCATGCTGGAATCTCAGACACTAGTGAATAATAAATGAGGTAATAATTTAGAGCAAAGCTGAACCAATAGTCTCTCCCTGTTGATCCCAGAGCAGTCCCATAGGTCACGAAATATGGTTGTCTTTCAAGAATTCACATCAGTAATCCACTATGGGACAAGCCCCTTGCGTATTCATCAGAAGCTCTTATTGCATTATGCCAGCCATGACTGGCCAGACGTGGAGCCGCATGCGTCAGAGGGATGACCCTCCCACCCTAGAAAAGGCGAACACAGCATCTCCAAGTCATCCAGACACGTCGTCACTTTCCATCAGAAAGCTCCATCTCTTGACACAACCTTTTCTGGTTATAGCTTACTGTCCATCAAGGCGAGCTTACAACTCGTTCACTGGTCTCTATTTTCCGGACCTAATGGTAGTTTCCTCCCGTAACGGGGAGACACATAGGGAATGGACACTGAACAAGTGTTTTGTGCCCTGGTGGGCGTTCTATTAACATGACAAGATGGGTAGATGGACGAAGGTGAGGGAGATGtcatgaacagaaaacaaaccccTCTGGTCGGGTGTCAGCGGCGTCTCTATGTTATCCTCCCGGTGAGGTTTCGGAGGTATGGGCTTGGCGTTCAACTCCTCTCCACCATTCTTctcccttctgtctttctccctccttgGCTGCTGTGTGCCTGGGGCTGAGCTATGGTAAAAGCAGCAGAGCTTGGGGCTGCCCTCCTGGCTTCACATGCCTCCTCGTCATCCTCTCAAACTCCATGAATTTTGCCCTGCTCCGGTTCCAGCTGTTCCCCCTACATGCTTTTTAGACCACCCGAGACAAGGACCAAATGGGGTGCAGCTGTGCAGGGGTGGGGCTAGCCCTGCTACCTGCCACTGGACGGTTCTGGAACTCTCCAGCATTCCTTGGCAGTGTTGGTGCAACGCTGATGAAGCAGACAGGGGCACGTTTGCACTACACATCCCTTTCCTATGGCTAACCTGTTTCCACTGTCAAGTTAGCCATGTCTGTCAGGTTACCTGGCTAGCCGCCGTGCCAGCTAGCCCCATACTTAATTATGTTTcataaacatatttgacaaatTAGGCACATCAGGTTAATTTGTTCCTTCTGTATCTGCATACTACATCACATCCAAACTTTGAAGCCAACTAATCTAACTACTCTCACTACTACGTTAGCTCCCTGATTGGCCCACCAGACCAGCCTAATGCATAGCATTAGAAATTCCTAGGCTATAAACTGTTCCTTTGGGAACAGCACTTCAGCCAAGGACATCCACACTATTTAGCATGCCTAGGGCTACAACAAGCCCATGAGGGGTTGTTATCCACCAGCTTCCCACGTGCACCCCACCCAGAGGTTATCTTTAAGGAGACCATCTTCTGTCTAGCTGAACCGTTCCAGTCATCCTTGACATAGGGTCTACAAGACAGTGGCCAGTGTGGTGAGGGCTCTCAAAACCATTTCCATGCTCTCTACGAATACCGACAAGCTGACTTGCAACACGATCTCACTGTTACACCCAAGCTGGGCCTATGGGATTTCTACTATGTAAAACAGACCTCAACCTCCATCTGCTCAGGGCTGTCGTTCAAGCGTCAGGCAGAGCAACGGATCTTATGGTGTGTCAGGAGAGGCTGTGTTGGCTCAAGCTATCCACTGTGTTTGACAGCAAGAAACAAAGAATCCTGGATGCTCCTGTAAAACGCAAGGACCTATTTGAATTTGCAATAGGTACAGTATGACGCAGAAGTTGGGCGAGGAAAAGAACAGAGTGAGTGAATCCCTTCAGCTATGCTGGACTATGAAGACACAATCCAGTGGCTCACTGGAGCCCCTCTGCACATTTGCCCAGACTGGTGCTACTTTCAAGATCTCTAGATGGCTCCTAAAGCTGGAGCCCCAGAACAGCAGACATCCTTGGACACCAAGGGCCTCTGGTCTAAGAAGCCCATTTTCCCCATTGTGTCAGAAACTGCACAGCTGGCTCCTCATGACGTGCCAAAAGTTTTGGCAACCTTGCAATTTCTTCAAATAACTCAAATAACTCTAAAATACATGAACTAATATGAATGTTACcaaatttttattatttttgttatttattattcagAGCCTAATATATCCctttaaatcagaaaaataacagaaatgtcATTGACAAAATTGACACCCTAGACCAAAATAACCGCAATCAATCACTTCCCACATCCTTGGAATAGTTTCCGGCTCTGTAGTGTCAGTTGGTGTGTAAactgctccagttctcccaCATTTGAAAGGTAACTCCCACACgctgttttcagatctctccacaggtattcaatgggatttagatcaGGACTAactgctggccacttcagaacagtCACACGATTTGTCCTGAACCACTTCTGTATgctttttgaagtgtttttcgtcctgctggaagatccatgATCTTTCACAAAGACTCAGCATTGTGCCTTTTCAAAATGCCTTGGTATTCTCCTGATTTCATGATTCCATGCACACATTCAAGGCACCCcgtgccagaggcagcaaagcaaccccaaatCATTACTTAACCTTCACCATGGttgactgtggggaaggtgttcttttTCAATGCTTCATTTTGCTTTCTGTAAACACAGTGATGCTGATCCAAAAAACTCTGATGTGTCCACATGAGTTTCTCCCAGATGGCTTGggacgtttgtgtgtgtttttggcacCTTGAAGTACTTGTTTCCCATGCTCCATTTTTGTAGCTGACAGTCGTCTTTCTGTTCAAAGGTTTGCTGGTTTGATCTCTTCATGGGGCAAATGGGGGGGAATGGTTAAATGAAGGCCAGGTGCTTCCTCCACCTTTTGAAAAATCCTTCAGTGTGATCTTCCTTCAAGTTTCCTTTTGCAGCTAGAGGTTGGCTAAAGCGGCCTTAAACTTCTTGATAACATAACGAATGGTGAAACCAGGAACATCAACGTCCATGGAGATGGACTGGTAGTCTTGAGGCTGTTCATGTTTGGCTATCTTGTCTGACCTCCTCAGAcaattctttgttttcatttcttttcattttctctaTTCACACTGGTTGAAGGAGTAATTCAAATATTGCCGGCACCTGCAACTAACTACaggtgagtttgaatccagtgtaAAAGAGAATCACCTACTAGTTCATGAAGGTGACAATAATAATGTCCAGACCATTTTAAGAGAATAAGCTAAGCTTTTGTTCAACTGcaaaccaaataaatacatttgaaatgggtACCAAATGATTGTAACTCCACTCAAGGGGCTCAAGAGGGATCTCTTCCAAATCTATGAAGTCGGCAAAAATCAGGACCATTATAGGGAGCCACAGCATTCCTCATAGGCTCACTCCCAGTGCAGGCAAGTGCACATGCGCAGTGCAACGTAAAGAGCGGTCACCTTTTCCTCCATCAAAGGGCTTGGCTGCACGGCCATTTGAGCAAAGCCACTGTGGTTCTTACTCAAGATATTTTGTAGAACCAAAGGGGGCAGCATTCACTTAATTTTTGATTTCAGGGCTCTAACCAGGTACCTGGCTGTAAACAAGTCCCTGGGAAAGTACACATTCAGaattctaacacacacacacacacacacctctgctcCATCTGGTGCACCCAAGCGACTGGTTCATATCCGTCAACCTAAACGACGcttacattctctctctctatttacaGTCGCCACAGGAAATTGGATTTGGGTTATGAAATACAAACTAATGAAAAAGCATTTTGATtcccacacaaacaaaatattttctggaTATAACCTTTTCAGCTCTAGTAGTCATACGTTATGGTAACCCATAGTCTCTTTGCTTGATGACATTAATTAGCTAGTTAAAATACCCATAATTCTCACCTATACTGATATTGCTGCCACACTTGTATTCACTGTTATATTGAGATAAAAACACAGACTTTAGGCAAGTTTAGCTGACATCACTACTTTGCCAGGGTAGCCAGTCGTTCATTCAACATCAGGTGCAAAGAGCCATGTATCCACTTTCAATTAGATTTGTTTTCTCCAGATGagtgtaatacattttaagacaaaatcaaaagagaaaggaaaacagGGACTGGAGTGTGTCAGGTAACAAGTAGCTTGATGATACTCTGAATTAAACAGTTTTCTTTACTTCAGCCTACCAGCTATTACTGTGCAAGCTGATCAAAGGAGGATGTGTGTGATTATACAAGCATGACCCTTAtcaatttaaaatatgtatacagAATTAGGGAGATAGGGAAGAGGGACAGAATGCAGAGAACCGAGTAGAAAACTGAGATGGAAAAAATCTAATGGAAGCGAGAAAGGAACCCCTTGTTTTAGTCTTTACTACTCTACCGCAGAGTCTATAGTTTGGTATTGCCCCGTCCACCAgtaataacattacatttaaatctGGTTAAGAAGACAGTGTAACCTAGATAGATTTCTTAGATAGATGTTATAGAGCAAAATTTAcacaaataatttaatgtatttcttaacTTTTGGTAATTGTGTAAAAGCCTGTAATACACTATTAAATGTTGCTAACACCATATAAAATCAATTAGCTACTACGAACCCAATTTATTACACCACCTTGGTTAGGGTGACCACACATGTTCAAGGATATATTCAGGATAGAAGAAAAGGATGgcttgatactgtatatatcctTAATAACTAACAATCGTACAGCATGAATATGCCTTTCATTAGACTGTTGGGTTATGTGCTTGGtctatacataaaaaaaattatgatgtAAAGCTAatttattaattgtattttggtCTCCCAGGTTCAGTAATTTGGGCCATTGTTCAAATCCTCTTTTACAATTACAGTAGTAACAACACAGGACATCTTTGACCAAAATTTATTAATATCTAATCATCAGCATGCCAGTGTAACTGTAACCCTCATCCAGTGGCTACAGGAGTCCTATGCATACCTGTCTAAACAGTTTTCTTCTAAGTGGCCAATGGTGGTCAAGCAGTCTAAGCGGTTTCCTCCAGTGCAAAAGTAATGGTGCAGCTTGGCTTCCAACACAGCCCACTGCCCTTCCAACACAGCCCACTGCCCTTCCAACACAGCCCACTGCCCTTCCAACACAGCCCACTGCCCTTCCAACACTGCCCACTGCCCTTCCAACACTGCCCACTGCCCTTCCAACACTGCCCACTGCCCTTCCAACACTGCCCACTGCACTTCCAACCCTGCCCACTGCACTTCCAACCCTGCCCACTGCACTTCCAACACAACCCACTGCCCTTCCAACACAACCCACTGCCCTTCCAACACAGCCCACTGCCCTTCCAACACAGCCCACTGCCTTCCAACACAGCCCACTGCCCTTCCAAACACAGCCCACTGCCCTTCCAACACTGCCCACTGCACTTCCAACACTGCCCACCCAACACTGCCCATTGCACCTCCAATACAGCCCACTGCACCACCAATACAGCCCACTGCACCTCCAATACAGCCCACTGCACCTCCAATACAGCCCACTGCACCTCCAATACAGCCCACTGCACTTCCAATACAGCCCACTGCACTTTCAACCAAACTCTCCTCTGTTTTTCCCCATGGTCTCTGCTGGATAAAGCATGAGATGATTGAAATCACATCTTttaaaaaggtgatttaaaatGGATGAACATAAATGGTTTTTTTAAAGACCTTCCTGGTTTAGGGTTTGGTTTTTGAGTCTTACTTCTCGCGGTTGAAGATCATGAACTCCGACTGCACCACTTCAAGGCACTCCTGTAGGTAGTCATTCTCCTGAAGGCagtgagggaaagaggaaaGCCGTTACCATCACCAACGCAGAGTGACAACCAAAAGATAAATTTCACTTCAAACCAATCAATCATTTGCGAAAATGGAAAGATTAACTCCCCCTTCCCCTCCTTCATTCCAAATCACACCCACCGACTGTTTGTGTGCTTTTCGTCTCAAATTGGATGTTTTGGCGCAAGACGAAAATAGACGCCCATATTTCCAAAAGCGCTTGGGGGGGCATGACAACATCAGCGAAGGCTTAATAATTGAATCATTTAGGTAATAACCGAAGCCCCTCATGCTGGAGGATCGGTCGGGCCGGGAGAAAGATGGGGGCTATTGTTAGAAGGTACAAGCTTTACTGCTTTTACAGCACCCAGAGATCACAGCTGATAACACAGAAGGTCGACTTTAATAACGTGGTGTTTGTAATGGGGTGCTTGGATGATGAAAACCTGGCACTGCTCATGAATATGCACCATCTAAAATTGGCTGTAAATAATAAGAGGCAGTCAGAGATAATAAGATGGATTTCTTACAACATGATAATGGTGTGAGTAAATAACTGGCCTTCAAGACAAACATTGATGATATTCATGGAATAAAGGgacaaaaataacaattggggaacaaacaaaaagcaaGATCTGCCTCAATAGGACTGCAATGCCTATATACAATGGCTTAATAAGGGAACGTTGTAGCCAAAGGTTTTGCAACGGGGAACATATGTCAATATGTTTAATGGGACAAATTATTTGATTTGACACTCACAGACTGGGAATCCTTGCTGGCCTCCCGAGACCTGTTCTTAGCCaatcttttcttctttttgtggAGGGGACGAGATTCTAATATCATTTCCTCCAGCTCAAAGGTAGGGTCACAATGTAGACGGCCCTTCTGTGAAACCAAGACAGTGCACTAATTAATAACTATATAAACTGATCCAGGACATGTggggacacacacaccattaaacAGCATTAACTGTCAAGGAATCAGTATGGTTTTTGACAATATTATGGCTACAATAGGCTTATATGGATACAACAGAACAAGAAAATAAGAGCCATTTCATAGAAACGTCAATTTAGACTGGCTTATATAAGAGGAGTAAAGTTTATATGCCTGAATAGATGTACAGAATCAGTCACCGTAATGTCTGTGAAATGTGAATCAGTGTGTACGGTCTGTAAAAGGTGAGTACTCTGGACACTGCAATCAAGGCTCCCAGGCACACGGAGTACGGTCTACACTCACGTTAGGAACGAACCCAGCTTCTAATTCTTTCTTGTACACAGCATCCCAGTTGATTTCGGAGAGGTAGGGCGCTGTCTGCATGTGAGACAGGCTGGAGAAACGATGTTCTGGGTTCACGGTCAGCAGctgccacagacacacatagacacgcaggcacacacacagatttaacTAAATTAGTTCTCCGGTATCCAGTTGATTCCATTCCAATGTCACCTCGGGCATAAATTCCATGGAATCGAGTagataaataatatatatggcAAAACAGGTTAAATGCTCAAATCACATCTAATTGTTTAGGTGGAATCCCCATGAGGGGGCGCTCTTAAGCCAGAAAAGAACAGGCAGGGATCAGCCTCCTTGTGAATCTCCTTATGAATCCAAAACAAAGACTCTATCCGGATTAATGTGGGACTGACATTGTCAGGAGAGAAACTAAATACAGGTGACCGGTTATCCATAGAGTTAGGGTGTAGAGGCTATTTGGGTTTTGCCTGGGACAGCTTTGCACCTAGGAGAAAATATTTTGGGATGTAGTTctgttgtcatggcaaccacCTCTCTCCAAACTCTTTCGCTCCTGGAATTCCGACGCTGAGTCATTTCTCCCGAAGGGCTGGTTAGAGCTGTCTCTGTGGAGTTCAGACGTGATAATCGATCAGCAGCCGAGCAGAAGAGACTGATGCGATCGCTCCAGAGCCTCCGCGTTGGCTTTTGACTACTGAGCCGTGCTTCTCAACCACTTCTGACTCGGGACTGACTTTGAACAGGGTTGTCTCAGTCAGGCCTTATATCCGCATCATGATCCCTCCATAGTAGGCAAGGGAGCAAACGTCCCCAGATTTTTCATGGTTGACAATCTCACATTGATCGCGAAGACGAAAGTAGCTGGATAGTCTCCAGCTGTCTCTACTCCGACGTATTCCGATCTGACGACAGCGGCCTGCCCCTCCTCGCcactcaccttcctcataagATGAACAAGGTCCTTGGGCCAAGCTGAGTTGTACTGCACGCTGACCGTACTGAAGAGCTGCATTAAAGATTCCACCGAGCTACTGGCATGGATCTCATAGGGcctctgacagagagagagaaacaaggtgcgtgagggagatggagatggtGGGAAGAAAGCGCAGACCGTGAGAGATGGAAGAAAGCAAGTGTTGCAGCAACCCACATAGTCCGCCTCAGTTGGCACAACTCAAGAACGGCTCTGCTCGGTACAGGCGAACGCCTTTCCTTACCCATCCACGGAGCACCTCGAAGATTGTCACGCCCAGTGACCACCAGTCCACCTCAAAGGCGTAACCCGCTCCACCGCTCACAAAGGACTGGAAAATCTCTGGTGCTGGACGTGATACAAGACAGGCCAGTTCAGACAGCCAGGTCACACCACAGACGATAGGTATTTACAGAGTACACCAGTGATAAGGTTGCTGGGTCCTAGATA
This genomic interval carries:
- the LOC105010717 gene encoding serine/threonine-protein kinase 32C isoform X1 — encoded protein: MFHWGKWKKRMGANSSSKRPVYDEKEDVTFDHFQILRAIGKGSFGKVCIVQKRDTEKMYAMKYMNKQQCIERDEVRNVFRELEILQEIEHVFLVNLWYSFQDEEDMFMVVDLLLGGDLRYHLQQNVHFNEDAVKLYLCEMTLALDYLQSQHIIHRDIKPDNILLDEQGHAHLTDFNIATIIKDGERATALAGTKPYMAPEIFQSFVSGGAGYAFEVDWWSLGVTIFEVLRGWRPYEIHASSSVESLMQLFSTVSVQYNSAWPKDLVHLMRKLLTVNPEHRFSSLSHMQTAPYLSEINWDAVYKKELEAGFVPNKGRLHCDPTFELEEMILESRPLHKKKKRLAKNRSREASKDSQSENDYLQECLEVVQSEFMIFNREKLKKNQEEGAEGGECEAAAEGGGDGNGSGEAEAGTEDEDPEPESSSKLSMCGSVCSSPGSC
- the LOC105010717 gene encoding serine/threonine-protein kinase 32C isoform X2, yielding MYAMKYMNKQQCIERDEVRNVFRELEILQEIEHVFLVNLWYSFQDEEDMFMVVDLLLGGDLRYHLQQNVHFNEDAVKLYLCEMTLALDYLQSQHIIHRDIKPDNILLDEQGHAHLTDFNIATIIKDGERATALAGTKPYMAPEIFQSFVSGGAGYAFEVDWWSLGVTIFEVLRGWRPYEIHASSSVESLMQLFSTVSVQYNSAWPKDLVHLMRKLLTVNPEHRFSSLSHMQTAPYLSEINWDAVYKKELEAGFVPNKGRLHCDPTFELEEMILESRPLHKKKKRLAKNRSREASKDSQSENDYLQECLEVVQSEFMIFNREKLKKNQEEGAEGGECEAAAEGGGDGNGSGEAEAGTEDEDPEPESSSKLSMCGSVCSSPGSC